A single Methanospirillum lacunae DNA region contains:
- the thsA gene encoding thermosome subunit alpha codes for MSTQLGGQPVYILREGSSRNHGRDAQSMNITAAKAVANAVRTTLGPKGMDKMLVDSMGDVVITNDGFTILSEMDIEHPAAKMMVEIAKTQDTEVGDGTTTAVVIAGELLKRSEELIELGIHPTIIVQGYRMASEKAQEILKGLAISMKPSDIEILKKIAETAMAGKGVESAKLMLCDLVSKAVTSVSEPDGTVDIDNIKVEKRVGGSIEDSDIVMGIVLEKERVHPGMPTKVTEAKILLLNVGVEYKKTEVDAEITITSPGQMQAFINEEEQMVKKIADSIIKTGANVVISQKAIDDNAQHYLSKAGILAIRRVKGSDMDKLALATGATVISSIDAISAKELGYAGIVQERKVLGDDLIFIEKCKNPKAVSIIIRGGTEHVIAEYGRAIEDGIRVVSTVLKDKKFVAGGGSPEIELSLRLRQYGASVGGRAQLAIDAFAASLEIIPRTIAENAGLDPIDMIVALRAAHEKGEKTAGLDVFQGKPLDMLKEGVIEPLRVKTQAIVSATEAAGMILRIDDVIKSAKSAAPAMPPGGMGEMGGMGM; via the coding sequence ATGGACAAAATGCTTGTTGATTCCATGGGAGATGTGGTCATCACTAATGACGGGTTTACGATTCTCAGTGAGATGGACATTGAACACCCGGCAGCAAAGATGATGGTTGAAATTGCTAAGACTCAGGATACCGAGGTTGGTGACGGGACCACTACTGCAGTAGTTATCGCAGGTGAATTACTCAAGCGTTCTGAAGAACTCATTGAACTAGGAATTCATCCGACAATCATCGTTCAGGGGTACAGGATGGCATCTGAAAAAGCCCAGGAGATACTCAAAGGGTTGGCAATCTCAATGAAACCGTCTGATATTGAGATCCTTAAAAAGATAGCAGAGACTGCGATGGCTGGAAAAGGGGTGGAGTCAGCAAAACTCATGCTCTGTGATCTTGTATCAAAGGCTGTTACCAGTGTTTCAGAGCCTGATGGAACAGTGGATATTGATAATATCAAGGTTGAAAAGAGAGTAGGCGGGTCAATTGAAGATTCTGATATTGTCATGGGTATTGTCCTTGAAAAAGAGAGAGTACACCCTGGCATGCCTACGAAAGTTACCGAGGCAAAAATTCTGCTTTTGAATGTAGGTGTTGAGTACAAAAAAACAGAAGTCGATGCAGAGATCACAATAACCAGTCCAGGTCAGATGCAGGCTTTCATTAACGAAGAAGAGCAGATGGTCAAAAAGATTGCTGATTCAATAATCAAAACCGGAGCTAATGTAGTTATCAGTCAGAAAGCTATCGATGACAATGCACAACATTATCTTTCAAAAGCAGGAATTTTGGCAATCCGCAGGGTGAAAGGAAGTGACATGGATAAACTTGCCCTGGCTACCGGTGCGACTGTCATATCCAGTATTGATGCAATATCTGCTAAAGAACTCGGATATGCAGGTATTGTTCAGGAGAGAAAGGTTTTAGGCGATGATTTGATCTTTATTGAAAAATGCAAAAACCCTAAAGCCGTCTCTATTATTATCCGCGGGGGAACTGAACACGTCATTGCAGAATATGGACGGGCTATTGAAGATGGCATCAGGGTCGTTTCCACTGTTTTAAAAGATAAAAAATTTGTTGCCGGTGGTGGCTCTCCTGAAATTGAATTGTCTCTTCGTCTCAGGCAATATGGGGCTTCGGTTGGAGGTCGGGCTCAACTCGCAATTGATGCTTTTGCTGCTTCTCTTGAAATTATTCCCAGGACAATTGCAGAAAATGCAGGTCTTGACCCTATTGATATGATTGTTGCATTACGTGCTGCTCATGAAAAAGGTGAAAAGACCGCAGGTTTGGATGTATTTCAAGGAAAACCCCTGGATATGCTTAAAGAAGGTGTCATAGAACCACTCCGGGTAAAAACCCAGGCCATTGTGAGTGCAACAGAAGCAGCGGGAATGATCCTGAGAATTGATGATGTTATTAAATCAGCAAAGTCAGCAGCCCCGGCAATGCCTCCCGGAGGTATGGGTGAGATGGGCGGAATGGGGATGTGA
- a CDS encoding GH36-type glycosyl hydrolase domain-containing protein, which produces MRNLFTFRKEWTEKKPSGEHVDRGPLRDELFSGDQLEQHARDIAGCFRIDTRKGEDRLLPRLADNEQVLLKTHKLLNTVLEENSPVSPAGEWLLDNFYLVEEQIRTARLHLPEEYSIELPHLANGPLEGYPRVYHIARELIAHSDGRIDTENLFAFINAYQKITPLKLGELWAIPIMFRLALIENLRRVADIISENRSDRDSANYWVDRMTRMARKDPKSLILVIADMARSDPPLTSAFVAEMSRHLQGSSGPLLFALSWIEQRLSEKNQTLEQMITAEIQAQAADQVSFGNSISSLRLLDTSDWRSFVERLSIVERTLRSDPADEYPEMDFETRDRYRHVIEEIARNDRVSEDLVAQIAVELAYQARTIQGKKERESHLGYYLIDDGRERLEESLLYLPSGIDQIKRAVFVHAFPLYISGIVTITLLVLYFAFTQFNSVTWFITLLILILLLFPISQSVMRVMNWFCTLVFVPVSLPKMDYSEAIPNDRRTVVVIPTVLSGFSDISKLLDSLEIRFLANKEKNIYFALLTDLRNAPAAQMPEDEELVSLLGCGIKNLNEKYHKENPDTFFLMHRSRTWNPSERIFMGYERKRGILEAFSILLSDPGKRPFSNVVGNLEALTHITYVITLDTDTDLPRNSARTLIGTIAHPLNRAQIDQNTRVIKKGYGILQPRVAISLTKSGISRFVSLFGGELGIDPYTRVVSDVYQDAFHEGSFIGKGIYDLETFSLTVKGRFPENLILSHDLLEGCYARTGLVSDVEIFEEYPLRYLVDIIRRHRWIRGDWQILPWIFSSVPDSSSKKQKNPLSLLSRWKIFDNLIRSLTTPVTFLLFLLSWIILLDPLFWTGFIISLLLIPPIIIILYKIVRKPGEHTWRMHLYDMGHDIRSMIAVPLLILVFLPFEAYISLDAIIRSCWRMKFSHRNLLEWTTHQEAGRMGVSDVSGSYRIMWPAPVIGAGLLILTVILPASVSVLCIPFACAWMLSPAIAWWISQPFMSQTPTLSPEQNRYLRRVARKTWRFFETFVTAEDHHLPPDNYQEQPVEAVAHRTSPTDIGLSLLANLTAYDFGYISADEYVNRTHGTLTTMGRLKRFRGHFYNWYDTITLEPLLPRYISTVDSGNLVGDLLVLRQGLFELSHEPVISMKFGDGLSDVLHLLTEALKEAEESMGVVPVPVLSKIADLKESVSAIQETVPWIISSLSDLNEIGSDLLAELSSHPDEEVRWWADATWRQIKSHETAVLSHISWAFTGEHPDTLWDEIPVEVLPALSLFLKKYESLNDHIPTFREIAEIREVFLSDLAPLLEWLAASKDHASTPGAGYQWLSRTLEEMQISSKRADDLLLMVSCLADDCETYSHIEYGFLYDNTSKLLAIGYNATDLRRDASFYDLLASEARLASFIGIARGDLPQEHWFALGRLLTTTGNGRSTLISWSGSMFEYLMPLLLMPNYENTLLDLTYRTVVTRQIEYGRQRNVPWGISESGYNIIDTSQNYQYRAFGVPGLGFKRGLSEDLVIAPYASVMGLMVHPSLTYMNLKEMDSLGYSGAYGFYEAVDFTPSRIPPGQNHAIVRSFMVHHQGMALLSLAYVLLNRPMQRRFESDPSLQATLMLLQEKMPRVTPFYPHTGDVQGVHKKNGDAESLVRTFHTAHTPRPEVHLLSNGHYHVMVNNSGSGYSRWNDLAVTRWREDPTADTSGTFCYIRDLESGDFWSNGYQPTKKNPETFQTTFKQARAEFRRRDQEFDTRTEIIVSPEDDVELRRIRVTNRSWKRKTLEFTSYAEVVLAPQTSDESHPAFSNLFVQTELLAEKNAIIATRRPRSEDEKPPWMLHLMTVHGTVMRKISFETVRTNFIGRTNSLSNPAAMTDSSALSNSAGSVLDPVVAIRCTIILDPQETAGVNIFTGVSESRDKSVALVDKYYDSYIADRVSELAWTHAQVVLKQLNATERDARLFGSLASSVIYAHPSRRASQKILEKNSRGQSGLWGYGISGDIPIVLVRIQHMSGIGLIKEMVQAHEYWRIKGLMVDLVIWNEEQSGYRQELHDEIMRQIPQGSDHPLVNQKGGIFIRHMEQMSDEDRILIQTVARAIVSDRRGNLAMQLERPGWNETPMPKLIPARSSIYENDPGINISSEDLLYFNGTGGFSPDGKEYIIFTGKGRVTPAPWVNILANENFGTVISESGSAFTWSENAHEFRLTPWTNDPVSDLSGEALYIRDEETGIFWSPTPLPVRGSNNYKTRHGFGYSVFEYLGNGIQTTLTVFVSPDSPVKILSLRVKNQSGQSRVLSVTCYVEWVLGELRSRSLPYVISEIDPVTGAIFAKNPYNSEFPGRVAFLDSNIPSRTITGDRYEFIGRNRSMEKPAAMEQEHLSNKVGAGLDPCAALQVLCELVDGEEREIIFTLGVGCDGEEARNLVLRSRGVGAARASLKAVHEYWASTLGVVNIATPDPSVDLLFNGWLLYQTIVSRLWARSGFYQSGGAFGFRDQLQDVMALINTKPDLARKQILLCAGHQFTEGDVQHWWHPPVGRGVRTHCSDDYLWLPYVTCRYVTGTRDFGILDEVAPFLEGRKVLPDEDSYYDLPEISGSADTLYEHCVRAIRSGLMVGVHGLPLMGTGDWNDGMNLVGAGGQGESVWLGFFLYDLLTRFGRISTLHNDPAFAEYCLVHANLLRENLEKNGWDGEWYRRAYFDSGQPLGSSLNQECRIDSIAQSWAVLSGAGSKERTVAAMKAVGTHLINNDDGLVSLFTPPFDSSLMNPGYIKGYVPGVRENGGHYSHAAIWVAMAFATLKDHEQAWKLVSFISPVHHCKTHDDVQKYRVEPYVITSDIYTAPPYSGRGGWTWYSGSAGWMYTLILESLLGVEVQGDQMRFNPCIPEIWRSYRIYLRYQSSRYHISVIKPGPGSAVLSVSVEGKNQSDKTVHLVDDGGDRQVVIELGETSLL; this is translated from the coding sequence TTGAGGAATCTATTTACATTCAGGAAAGAGTGGACTGAAAAAAAACCATCTGGTGAACATGTTGACAGAGGCCCGCTTCGGGATGAACTCTTCAGTGGGGATCAACTGGAGCAGCATGCAAGAGATATTGCAGGATGCTTTCGGATTGATACCAGAAAAGGAGAGGATCGCCTTCTTCCACGTCTTGCTGATAACGAGCAGGTTCTGTTAAAGACGCACAAACTGCTCAATACAGTTCTGGAAGAGAATTCACCTGTTTCTCCTGCAGGTGAATGGCTCCTTGATAACTTCTACCTTGTTGAGGAACAGATCAGAACCGCTCGTCTGCATCTTCCTGAAGAATATAGTATAGAACTTCCTCATCTTGCAAACGGACCACTGGAAGGATATCCCAGGGTCTATCATATTGCACGAGAACTCATAGCCCATAGTGACGGGCGGATAGATACTGAAAACCTGTTTGCTTTTATTAACGCGTATCAGAAGATTACTCCTCTCAAACTCGGTGAGTTATGGGCAATTCCTATCATGTTCAGACTCGCATTGATCGAGAATCTGCGCAGAGTTGCTGATATAATCTCTGAAAACAGGTCTGATCGGGATTCAGCCAACTACTGGGTGGATCGTATGACCAGAATGGCACGAAAGGATCCAAAAAGCCTCATTCTTGTCATTGCAGATATGGCCCGGTCGGATCCACCCCTGACAAGTGCTTTTGTTGCCGAAATGTCACGTCACCTGCAGGGAAGTTCAGGTCCTCTCTTATTTGCTCTTTCCTGGATAGAACAGCGGTTATCTGAAAAAAACCAGACTTTGGAGCAGATGATTACTGCAGAGATCCAGGCTCAGGCAGCTGATCAGGTCTCTTTTGGTAACAGTATAAGCAGCCTTCGCCTTCTTGATACCAGTGACTGGCGTTCTTTTGTAGAACGGCTGAGTATTGTTGAACGTACTCTACGCAGTGATCCTGCAGATGAATATCCAGAAATGGACTTTGAGACCCGGGACCGGTATCGCCATGTTATTGAGGAGATTGCGAGAAATGACAGGGTATCAGAGGATCTGGTAGCACAAATTGCGGTAGAACTTGCATATCAGGCCAGAACGATACAGGGCAAAAAAGAACGGGAGTCCCATCTGGGATATTATCTGATAGATGATGGGAGGGAAAGACTGGAAGAATCACTCCTGTATCTGCCTTCTGGTATAGACCAGATCAAAAGAGCTGTTTTTGTCCACGCTTTTCCCCTCTATATCAGTGGGATTGTAACCATCACCCTTCTGGTTCTTTATTTCGCGTTTACCCAATTCAACTCAGTTACCTGGTTTATCACGCTTCTCATTCTGATACTGCTTTTATTTCCGATCAGTCAGAGCGTCATGAGAGTGATGAACTGGTTCTGTACCCTGGTCTTTGTGCCGGTCTCTCTTCCTAAAATGGACTATTCAGAGGCAATCCCGAACGATAGAAGAACAGTTGTTGTTATTCCAACAGTCCTTTCAGGATTTTCAGATATCTCCAAGCTTCTTGATTCACTTGAGATCAGATTTCTCGCGAATAAGGAGAAAAATATCTACTTTGCTCTGCTCACTGATCTCAGAAATGCTCCTGCAGCACAGATGCCTGAAGATGAAGAGCTTGTGTCCCTGCTTGGTTGTGGAATAAAAAATCTGAATGAGAAATACCACAAAGAAAACCCGGACACGTTTTTTCTCATGCACCGGAGCCGTACCTGGAATCCGAGTGAAAGGATATTCATGGGGTACGAACGGAAACGAGGAATACTCGAAGCCTTCAGTATCCTTCTGTCTGATCCCGGCAAAAGACCGTTCTCAAATGTTGTTGGCAATCTGGAAGCACTTACTCATATCACCTATGTGATAACGTTAGATACCGATACAGATCTTCCAAGAAATAGTGCACGAACGCTTATTGGCACAATTGCACATCCCCTGAACAGAGCACAGATTGATCAAAATACCCGGGTGATCAAAAAAGGGTATGGAATTCTTCAGCCACGTGTTGCAATCTCACTCACGAAATCAGGGATTTCCCGGTTTGTATCGCTCTTCGGAGGAGAACTTGGGATAGATCCCTATACCCGTGTCGTTTCGGATGTGTACCAGGATGCATTCCATGAAGGATCATTTATTGGAAAAGGGATCTATGATCTTGAAACATTCTCTCTGACAGTGAAGGGTCGGTTTCCTGAAAACCTCATCTTAAGCCATGATCTTCTGGAAGGCTGCTATGCCCGGACTGGTCTTGTCAGTGATGTTGAAATCTTTGAAGAATACCCCTTAAGGTATCTGGTAGATATCATCCGTCGACACCGGTGGATCAGAGGTGACTGGCAGATTCTCCCCTGGATCTTTTCATCTGTTCCTGATAGTTCATCTAAAAAACAGAAGAACCCCCTTTCTCTTCTCTCGCGATGGAAGATCTTTGATAATCTGATACGGAGTCTTACAACTCCGGTTACCTTTCTCCTGTTTCTTCTATCATGGATAATTCTTTTAGATCCACTCTTCTGGACTGGTTTTATCATCTCGCTTCTCTTGATTCCCCCAATCATCATTATATTGTATAAAATCGTTAGAAAGCCGGGAGAGCATACCTGGAGGATGCACCTCTATGATATGGGTCACGATATCCGGAGTATGATAGCAGTCCCGCTGCTCATCCTCGTTTTTCTCCCCTTTGAAGCATACATCTCTCTTGACGCTATTATCCGCTCATGCTGGAGGATGAAGTTCTCACATCGTAACCTGCTTGAATGGACCACTCACCAGGAAGCAGGACGAATGGGTGTCTCTGATGTTTCAGGTTCGTACCGTATCATGTGGCCTGCACCGGTTATCGGTGCCGGATTGCTCATACTTACCGTGATACTTCCCGCATCTGTCTCAGTGTTATGTATTCCCTTTGCCTGTGCATGGATGCTCTCCCCTGCTATCGCCTGGTGGATAAGTCAACCGTTCATGTCTCAAACTCCCACTCTTTCTCCAGAACAGAACAGGTATCTGAGAAGGGTTGCACGCAAAACATGGCGGTTTTTTGAGACCTTTGTCACCGCTGAAGACCATCATCTCCCCCCTGATAATTATCAGGAACAACCGGTTGAGGCTGTAGCTCACCGGACCTCTCCAACAGATATCGGCCTCTCCCTTCTCGCAAATCTTACTGCCTACGACTTTGGCTACATATCCGCTGATGAGTATGTGAATCGTACTCATGGCACCCTGACAACAATGGGGAGACTGAAGAGATTCAGGGGTCATTTCTACAACTGGTATGACACGATAACGTTAGAGCCCCTGCTTCCCAGGTACATCTCCACGGTTGATAGCGGCAACCTTGTTGGAGATCTGCTGGTGTTACGGCAGGGACTCTTTGAACTCTCTCATGAACCGGTCATTTCAATGAAATTTGGTGACGGACTATCTGATGTACTTCATCTCCTCACCGAAGCTCTGAAAGAAGCTGAAGAGAGTATGGGAGTAGTTCCGGTCCCTGTTCTATCAAAAATTGCGGATCTGAAGGAGTCTGTATCCGCTATTCAGGAAACGGTTCCCTGGATCATCAGTTCCCTCTCTGATTTGAATGAGATAGGATCAGATCTTCTGGCTGAACTCAGTTCACATCCTGATGAAGAAGTCAGGTGGTGGGCTGATGCAACCTGGCGCCAGATAAAGAGTCATGAAACTGCTGTACTATCTCATATCTCATGGGCGTTCACCGGAGAACATCCTGATACGCTCTGGGATGAGATTCCTGTAGAGGTTTTGCCCGCTCTCTCCCTCTTCCTAAAAAAATATGAGTCACTAAATGACCACATTCCAACATTCAGGGAAATCGCTGAGATCAGAGAGGTTTTCCTGAGTGATCTTGCTCCATTATTGGAGTGGCTTGCAGCATCTAAAGATCATGCCAGTACGCCAGGTGCCGGGTACCAATGGCTTTCCCGCACTCTGGAAGAGATGCAAATCTCAAGTAAACGAGCCGATGATCTCCTTTTGATGGTATCGTGTCTTGCAGATGATTGTGAAACATACTCACATATTGAGTATGGATTTTTGTACGATAACACCAGTAAACTTCTTGCCATCGGGTATAATGCGACAGATCTCAGACGCGACGCCAGTTTTTATGATCTCCTGGCATCTGAAGCACGACTTGCCAGTTTTATCGGAATAGCCAGAGGAGACCTTCCCCAGGAGCACTGGTTTGCGTTGGGTCGTCTCCTGACAACCACCGGAAATGGGAGATCTACGCTCATCTCCTGGAGTGGTTCGATGTTTGAATACCTGATGCCACTGCTTCTGATGCCGAATTATGAGAATACTCTCCTGGATCTGACCTATCGCACGGTGGTTACCAGGCAGATAGAATATGGCAGGCAGAGAAATGTTCCCTGGGGGATATCAGAATCAGGTTATAATATCATTGATACAAGCCAGAACTACCAGTACCGTGCATTCGGAGTCCCGGGGCTTGGGTTCAAGCGTGGTCTTTCTGAAGATCTGGTTATCGCTCCCTATGCGAGTGTAATGGGTCTGATGGTTCATCCGTCTTTAACTTACATGAATCTGAAGGAGATGGATTCACTTGGATATTCAGGGGCATATGGTTTTTATGAGGCCGTTGATTTTACCCCTTCCCGGATTCCTCCAGGCCAGAATCATGCTATTGTGCGATCGTTCATGGTACATCACCAGGGAATGGCTCTGCTCTCACTTGCCTATGTCCTTCTCAATCGCCCGATGCAGAGGCGATTTGAGTCTGACCCATCCCTTCAGGCAACACTGATGCTCCTTCAGGAAAAGATGCCACGGGTTACTCCCTTCTATCCCCACACCGGTGATGTGCAGGGAGTTCATAAAAAGAATGGTGACGCCGAATCATTGGTGCGTACCTTCCATACCGCACATACACCACGGCCTGAAGTGCACCTTCTTTCAAATGGACATTACCATGTGATGGTAAATAATAGCGGATCAGGATATAGCAGGTGGAATGATCTTGCAGTAACCAGATGGCGGGAAGATCCAACCGCAGACACCTCGGGAACTTTCTGTTATATCAGGGATCTTGAGAGTGGTGATTTCTGGTCAAATGGCTATCAGCCCACAAAAAAGAATCCTGAAACCTTTCAAACAACGTTTAAACAGGCTCGTGCTGAATTCAGGAGACGTGACCAGGAATTTGATACCCGTACAGAAATCATCGTTTCTCCTGAAGATGATGTAGAACTTAGAAGAATACGGGTAACAAACCGGTCCTGGAAACGAAAGACCCTGGAGTTTACCAGTTATGCTGAGGTAGTCCTGGCTCCCCAGACCTCTGACGAATCACATCCGGCCTTCAGTAATCTTTTTGTTCAGACCGAACTTCTTGCGGAGAAGAATGCAATCATAGCCACGAGAAGGCCACGTTCAGAGGATGAAAAGCCGCCATGGATGCTCCATCTCATGACTGTTCATGGCACGGTGATGAGAAAGATCTCATTTGAGACAGTAAGGACCAATTTCATCGGAAGAACAAATTCTCTCTCAAATCCTGCCGCTATGACTGACTCATCAGCCCTTTCAAACTCAGCAGGTTCTGTGCTTGACCCGGTGGTTGCGATCAGATGTACCATCATACTGGATCCACAGGAGACTGCGGGGGTGAATATCTTCACCGGAGTCAGTGAGAGCAGGGACAAATCGGTTGCCCTTGTTGACAAGTATTATGACAGTTATATCGCTGATCGGGTCTCCGAGCTTGCCTGGACACATGCACAGGTTGTACTCAAACAACTCAATGCTACAGAACGTGATGCCCGGCTGTTTGGGAGTCTTGCGTCATCGGTTATCTATGCACATCCCTCGCGTAGGGCGAGCCAGAAGATTCTGGAAAAGAACTCCCGTGGCCAGTCTGGTCTGTGGGGATATGGAATCTCCGGAGATATTCCCATAGTTCTGGTGAGAATTCAACACATGAGTGGGATTGGTCTGATCAAAGAGATGGTTCAGGCCCATGAATACTGGCGAATAAAAGGCCTGATGGTTGATCTGGTGATCTGGAACGAGGAACAGTCAGGATACAGGCAGGAACTGCATGATGAGATCATGCGTCAGATTCCCCAGGGTTCTGATCATCCTCTGGTAAATCAGAAAGGAGGCATCTTTATCAGACATATGGAGCAGATGTCAGATGAGGATCGTATCCTGATTCAGACCGTGGCACGGGCGATAGTATCTGACCGGAGAGGAAATCTCGCAATGCAACTCGAACGGCCGGGCTGGAATGAGACTCCTATGCCCAAATTAATCCCTGCCAGGAGTTCGATTTATGAAAATGATCCGGGAATCAACATTTCTTCTGAAGACCTCCTCTATTTTAACGGTACTGGAGGGTTTTCGCCTGATGGAAAAGAGTACATCATCTTCACCGGAAAAGGAAGGGTAACTCCGGCTCCCTGGGTAAACATACTGGCAAATGAGAATTTTGGGACCGTGATATCAGAGAGTGGGAGTGCCTTTACCTGGAGTGAGAATGCCCATGAGTTCAGACTTACTCCCTGGACAAACGATCCGGTCTCTGATCTCTCTGGCGAGGCCCTGTACATCAGGGATGAAGAGACTGGCATATTCTGGTCTCCCACTCCCTTACCGGTCAGAGGATCTAACAATTACAAAACCCGGCATGGATTTGGCTATTCAGTCTTTGAATACTTAGGAAACGGAATTCAGACCACACTGACGGTCTTTGTGTCACCTGATAGTCCTGTTAAAATCCTCTCTCTTCGGGTAAAGAATCAGTCAGGACAATCCCGTGTCCTCTCAGTAACCTGCTATGTCGAATGGGTTTTAGGAGAACTCAGATCTCGATCTCTGCCATATGTGATATCAGAGATTGATCCGGTTACTGGAGCGATCTTTGCTAAGAATCCATATAATTCTGAATTTCCCGGACGTGTTGCCTTTCTTGACTCAAATATTCCGAGCAGAACTATTACCGGCGATCGGTATGAGTTCATCGGGCGAAACCGCTCTATGGAAAAACCTGCAGCAATGGAGCAGGAACACCTCTCCAACAAAGTTGGAGCAGGTCTTGATCCGTGTGCAGCTCTCCAGGTCTTATGTGAACTGGTTGATGGTGAGGAACGTGAGATCATCTTTACCCTTGGTGTCGGTTGTGATGGAGAAGAAGCACGAAATCTTGTTCTCCGCAGTCGCGGAGTTGGAGCAGCACGTGCATCACTAAAAGCGGTACATGAGTACTGGGCATCGACACTCGGAGTGGTGAATATTGCAACACCTGATCCATCCGTGGACCTGCTTTTCAACGGCTGGCTCCTCTATCAGACGATTGTCTCACGTCTCTGGGCACGTTCCGGGTTTTATCAGTCAGGAGGAGCGTTTGGATTTCGGGATCAACTGCAGGACGTGATGGCCCTCATCAACACAAAACCAGACCTTGCAAGAAAACAGATTCTCCTCTGTGCCGGGCATCAGTTTACTGAAGGTGATGTGCAGCATTGGTGGCATCCCCCTGTTGGTCGCGGAGTGAGGACTCATTGTTCTGATGATTATCTATGGCTCCCGTATGTAACCTGCAGGTATGTAACCGGTACCCGTGATTTTGGGATTCTTGATGAGGTGGCTCCTTTTCTTGAAGGGAGAAAGGTGCTCCCTGACGAGGACTCATATTATGATCTCCCTGAAATCTCCGGATCAGCAGATACGCTTTATGAGCATTGTGTCCGTGCCATCAGGTCAGGCCTGATGGTTGGTGTTCATGGCCTACCATTGATGGGAACCGGGGACTGGAACGATGGCATGAATCTTGTCGGGGCAGGAGGGCAGGGAGAGAGTGTATGGCTCGGATTTTTCCTTTACGATCTGCTTACGCGGTTTGGCAGAATATCCACGCTTCACAACGATCCTGCATTTGCAGAGTATTGCCTGGTACATGCTAATCTTTTGAGGGAGAACCTTGAAAAAAACGGGTGGGACGGGGAATGGTACCGCCGTGCCTATTTCGATTCAGGGCAGCCACTCGGATCTTCCCTCAACCAGGAATGCAGAATAGATTCTATTGCCCAGAGTTGGGCTGTTCTATCCGGTGCTGGATCAAAGGAGAGAACCGTGGCTGCCATGAAAGCAGTAGGCACCCATCTCATCAATAACGATGATGGGCTCGTTTCTCTCTTCACTCCTCCGTTTGATTCATCGCTCATGAATCCCGGGTACATTAAAGGATATGTGCCGGGCGTTAGAGAAAACGGCGGGCATTATTCACATGCAGCCATCTGGGTAGCAATGGCCTTTGCTACACTCAAAGATCACGAACAGGCCTGGAAACTGGTATCGTTTATCAGCCCGGTACATCATTGCAAAACTCATGATGATGTTCAAAAATACCGGGTTGAACCGTATGTTATTACATCAGATATCTATACTGCCCCTCCCTACTCGGGCCGTGGAGGCTGGACATGGTATTCGGGATCTGCTGGCTGGATGTACACACTGATTCTTGAATCTCTGCTCGGAGTTGAGGTACAAGGCGATCAAATGAGATTCAATCCATGTATTCCTGAAATCTGGAGATCATACCGGATTTATTTGAGATACCAGTCTTCCAGGTATCATATCTCTGTCATAAAGCCCGGTCCGGGATCAGCAGTACTATCGGTGAGTGTTGAAGGGAAAAATCAGTCTGATAAAACGGTGCATCTCGTTGATGATGGAGGGGATCGTCAGGTTGTGATAGAACTAGGGGAGACATCCCTGTTGTGA
- a CDS encoding phosphate-starvation-inducible PsiE family protein — protein sequence MKTLDRISSYKPEEIGWVDFIMVLLIFFSMTSFIFIGIINLFSVYLSIYVFFSGLDGPITDTRILGIISTTLLTIIIVELYITVKELKSGNIDIKLILVIGLTAIIRHFILLISQDFSEKDVFAMIGLAIVMMFFILGLWIVKSRNIDSIANIWSTHPKKG from the coding sequence ATGAAAACGCTTGATCGTATCAGTTCGTACAAACCTGAAGAGATTGGTTGGGTTGATTTTATTATGGTATTATTAATCTTCTTCTCTATGACGTCTTTTATCTTTATTGGAATCATAAACCTGTTTTCTGTTTACTTGTCTATCTATGTATTTTTTAGTGGACTTGATGGACCTATAACTGATACGCGAATATTAGGCATTATTAGTACAACCCTTTTGACTATCATAATCGTAGAACTTTATATCACGGTAAAAGAACTCAAAAGTGGAAATATCGATATTAAACTGATTCTAGTTATTGGTTTGACTGCAATAATTCGGCATTTTATTCTATTGATATCGCAGGATTTTAGTGAAAAAGATGTATTTGCGATGATCGGACTCGCAATTGTAATGATGTTCTTTATCCTTGGATTATGGATTGTCAAGAGCAGGAATATCGACAGTATTGCTAATATCTGGTCCACTCATCCTAAAAAGGGATAA